The following are encoded together in the Anabrus simplex isolate iqAnaSimp1 chromosome 5, ASM4041472v1, whole genome shotgun sequence genome:
- the LOC136874082 gene encoding LHFPL tetraspan subfamily member 2 protein — protein MCYVIVTLRSLLWTLLTLVATLAVLSAVLTPKWLIGPPRLKPSAENTSELFSPTVGIYTRCTWMSGRQHCGPFNLHGLGTDSVVFPPCWKAAMVFLCLGLAIMTLTVLAAVLSCCFQSVFRKSIFTTSGAAQVVAGIFYILGLVLYPAGWGSYRVQKLCGHDAAPFFPADCTLGWAFYSGVGGVALTFVCAVLSMQAEVATSSDKVQYQIHQGRSLICLW, from the exons ATGTGTTACGTTATAGTGACACTTCGTAGTCTGCTGTGGACGCTATTGACGCTGGTAGCAACACTAGCGGTACTCTCGGCTGTTCTTACTCCCAAGTGGCTCATAGGACCTCCACGACTAAAGCCATCAGCAG AGAACACGAGTGAGCTGTTCTCTCCGACAGTGGGTATCTACACCCGCTGTACCTGGATGTCTGGGAGACAACACTGTGGTCCATTCAACCTGCATGGACTAGGTACAGACTCAGTAGTGTTTCCACCATGTTGGAAAGCAGCAATGGTATTCCTGTGTCTTGGTTTGGCAATCATGACCTTGACGGTGTTAGCTGCAGTGCTTAGCTGCTGTTTCCAGAGTGTGTTTCGTAAGAGCATTTTCACTACATCAGGAGCAGCTCAGGTTGTAGCAG GAATCTTCTACATTTTGGGCCTGGTGTTGTATCCTGCTGGCTGGGGCTCGTATAGAGTTCAGAAGTTGTGTGGTCATGATGCAGCACCCTTCTTCCCTGCTGATTGCACATTGG GCTGGGCATTTTACAGTGGTGTGGGTGGAGTTGCACTCACTTTCGTGTGTGCTGTACTTTCCATGCAAGCTGAAGTTGCAACCTCCAGTGATAAAGTTCAGTATCAGATTCACCAAGGAAGGTCACTCATCTGTCTCTGGTGA